From a single Micromonospora carbonacea genomic region:
- a CDS encoding 5-(carboxyamino)imidazole ribonucleotide synthase, translated as MDTRTGLPVVGMVGGGQLARMTHQAAIALGQSLRVLAQAPDDGAALVAADVQYGDHTDLAALRTFAKGCDVVTFDHEHVPTEHIRALAAEGVKLFPPADALLHAQDKRVMRERLGELGAPNPAWRPVADPADLVAFGDAQGWPVVLKAARGGYDGRGVWPVDDAAQAAELATTLLAGGTRLIVEERVALRRELAVQVARSPFGQVAAYPVVETVQVGGICVEVLAPAPGLPEELAVAAQQLAIDLATALGVVGLLAVELFETPAGLVVNELAMRPHNSGHWTIEGARTSQFEQHLRAVLDYPMGDTSLAAPVVVMANVLGGQPGGISIDERLHHLFAAEPGAKVHLYGKQVRPGRKIGHVTVLGDDLTDVRARAARAAHWLTEGTPA; from the coding sequence ATGGATACCCGAACCGGTCTGCCAGTTGTCGGCATGGTGGGGGGCGGCCAGCTGGCCCGGATGACCCACCAGGCCGCGATCGCCCTCGGCCAGTCGCTGCGCGTGCTCGCGCAGGCCCCGGACGACGGGGCGGCCCTCGTCGCCGCCGACGTCCAGTACGGCGACCACACCGACCTCGCCGCCCTGCGCACCTTCGCGAAGGGCTGCGACGTGGTCACCTTCGACCACGAGCACGTGCCGACGGAGCACATCCGTGCCCTCGCCGCCGAGGGCGTGAAGCTCTTCCCGCCCGCCGACGCCCTGCTGCACGCCCAGGACAAGCGGGTCATGCGGGAGCGGCTCGGCGAGCTGGGCGCGCCCAACCCGGCGTGGCGGCCCGTCGCCGATCCGGCCGACCTGGTCGCCTTCGGCGACGCGCAGGGCTGGCCGGTGGTGCTGAAGGCGGCCCGGGGCGGCTACGACGGCCGGGGCGTCTGGCCGGTCGACGACGCCGCGCAGGCCGCCGAGCTGGCGACCACCCTGCTCGCCGGCGGCACCCGGCTGATCGTCGAGGAGCGGGTCGCGCTGCGCCGGGAGCTGGCCGTGCAGGTGGCCCGCTCGCCGTTCGGGCAGGTCGCCGCGTACCCGGTGGTGGAGACCGTGCAGGTGGGCGGCATCTGCGTCGAGGTGCTCGCCCCCGCGCCGGGCCTGCCCGAGGAGCTGGCCGTGGCCGCCCAGCAGCTCGCCATCGACCTGGCCACCGCGCTCGGCGTGGTCGGCCTGCTCGCCGTGGAGCTGTTCGAGACCCCGGCCGGGCTGGTGGTCAACGAGCTGGCGATGCGCCCGCACAACTCGGGCCACTGGACGATCGAGGGGGCCCGCACGTCGCAGTTCGAGCAGCACCTGCGGGCCGTGCTCGACTATCCGATGGGCGACACCTCGCTCGCCGCCCCCGTCGTGGTGATGGCGAACGTGCTCGGCGGGCAGCCGGGCGGCATCTCCATCGACGAGCGGCTGCACCACCTCTTCGCCGCCGAGCCGGGCGCGAAGGTCCACCTGTACGGCAAGCAGGTGCGCCCCGGCCGCAAGATCGGGCACGTCACGGTGCTCGGCGACGACCTGACGGACGTGCGGGCGCGGGCCGCCCGGGCCGCCCACTGGCTGACGGAGGGGACGCCGGCATGA
- a CDS encoding helix-turn-helix domain-containing protein: protein MTEQSFAARLRQLRHERGLSLRGLAKLTYHGKSYLHELETGAKAPSPQVARRLDDALGAMGELVALAGTRPGLRRRELVAAGLAAALPHSLLTHGRRIGTATPARLLERTARLRRLDNHLGGADTYHLYAAEVDATARLVREGSYRDDTGRQLLAVLAEQAQLAGWSAFDAGRHDDAERLYRLSLSAAHDADDAALAGNGLALLAYQQLALTGRATDTATAACERAGTTATPRVRALLHLRAAWAQALAGDDGATHRHLDLGIACLAEHDGHAEPDWVYWVDATEGEIMTGRCWAVLHRPVRAVPALERAMLRFDDTYARDKALYLSWLADAYLDANEIEQACATAVLAARLSADVGSPRPGQRLEAVLNRLSPHAALPCVVELSALVAEAAKRPPTAPPTPDNR from the coding sequence ATGACCGAACAGTCGTTCGCCGCCCGCCTGCGGCAGCTCCGACACGAGCGTGGACTGTCGCTGCGCGGCCTGGCAAAGCTCACGTACCACGGGAAGTCCTACCTGCACGAGCTGGAAACCGGTGCGAAGGCACCCAGCCCGCAGGTGGCTCGCCGGCTCGACGACGCCCTGGGCGCCATGGGAGAACTCGTCGCGCTGGCCGGCACCCGCCCAGGCCTGCGCCGCCGCGAACTCGTCGCCGCCGGCCTGGCCGCAGCGCTGCCCCACTCGTTGCTCACCCACGGTCGACGCATCGGCACGGCCACCCCCGCTCGACTCCTCGAACGCACCGCACGCCTGCGCCGCCTGGACAATCATCTCGGCGGTGCCGACACCTACCACCTGTACGCGGCCGAGGTCGATGCGACCGCGCGCCTTGTCCGCGAAGGGTCCTACCGCGACGACACCGGCCGTCAACTCCTTGCCGTTCTTGCCGAGCAGGCCCAACTCGCTGGCTGGTCCGCCTTCGACGCCGGCCGTCACGATGACGCCGAGCGGCTCTACCGGCTGAGCCTCTCCGCCGCGCATGACGCGGACGACGCGGCACTCGCCGGCAACGGGCTGGCGCTTCTGGCTTATCAGCAGCTCGCTCTCACCGGCCGGGCCACCGACACCGCCACTGCGGCCTGTGAAAGGGCAGGCACAACCGCCACGCCACGGGTACGGGCGCTGCTGCACTTACGTGCCGCCTGGGCCCAGGCTCTCGCTGGTGACGATGGGGCCACCCACCGCCATCTCGATCTCGGAATCGCCTGTCTCGCCGAGCACGATGGTCACGCCGAACCCGACTGGGTGTACTGGGTCGACGCCACAGAGGGCGAGATCATGACCGGCCGTTGCTGGGCGGTGTTGCACCGGCCAGTCCGAGCAGTCCCCGCCCTTGAGCGGGCGATGCTGCGCTTCGATGACACGTACGCCAGGGACAAGGCCCTCTACCTGTCCTGGTTGGCGGACGCCTACCTCGACGCCAACGAGATCGAGCAGGCCTGCGCAACCGCCGTCCTGGCGGCACGGCTGTCCGCCGATGTCGGCTCGCCCCGGCCCGGCCAGCGGCTGGAAGCCGTCCTCAACCGGTTGTCGCCACACGCGGCGCTGCCCTGCGTCGTCGAACTCAGCGCTCTGGTCGCCGAGGCCGCTAAACGTCCACCGACCGCGCCACCCACGCCAGATAATCGGTAG
- the cutA gene encoding divalent-cation tolerance protein CutA: MTDYLQVATATDSRDSGVLLAEGAVAGRLAAAAQVVGPVTSVFWHHGERGVGEEWQILFFTTAARYPELERYLLDEHSWSNPQVTAVPIVRGSTDYLAWVARSVDV, translated from the coding sequence ATGACCGACTATCTCCAGGTGGCCACGGCGACGGACAGCCGCGATAGTGGCGTACTTCTCGCCGAGGGTGCGGTGGCTGGCCGGCTTGCCGCCGCCGCTCAGGTCGTGGGGCCGGTGACGAGCGTGTTCTGGCACCACGGTGAGCGGGGCGTCGGCGAAGAGTGGCAAATCCTGTTCTTCACCACCGCGGCCCGCTACCCGGAGTTGGAGCGGTATCTGCTCGACGAGCACTCGTGGAGCAACCCTCAGGTGACCGCCGTGCCGATCGTGCGTGGTTCTACCGATTATCTGGCGTGGGTGGCGCGGTCGGTGGACGTTTAG
- the purE gene encoding 5-(carboxyamino)imidazole ribonucleotide mutase, which yields MTTVGLIMGSDSDWPTMQAAGEALAEFGVGYEVGVVSAHRTPGKMIEYGRTAADRGLKVIIAGAGGAAHLPGMVASVTPLPVIGVPVPLKHLDGMDSLLSIVQMPAGVPVATVSIGNARNAGLLAVRILAAADEELRARMVAYQASLEQLVADKEAALRASLR from the coding sequence ATGACCACCGTCGGTTTGATCATGGGCAGCGACTCGGACTGGCCGACCATGCAGGCCGCCGGCGAGGCCCTCGCCGAGTTCGGGGTCGGCTACGAGGTGGGCGTCGTCTCCGCCCACCGCACCCCCGGCAAGATGATCGAGTACGGCCGCACCGCCGCCGACCGGGGCCTCAAGGTGATCATCGCCGGGGCGGGCGGGGCGGCCCACCTGCCCGGCATGGTCGCCTCGGTCACCCCGCTGCCGGTGATCGGCGTGCCGGTGCCACTGAAGCACCTCGACGGCATGGACTCGCTGCTGTCCATCGTGCAGATGCCGGCCGGCGTGCCGGTGGCCACCGTGTCGATCGGCAACGCCCGCAACGCCGGGCTGCTCGCCGTCCGCATCCTCGCCGCCGCCGACGAGGAGCTGCGGGCGCGCATGGTGGCCTACCAGGCGAGCCTGGAACAGCTCGTCGCCGACAAGGAAGCCGCCCTCCGCGCCTCCTTGAGGTGA
- a CDS encoding 5'-methylthioadenosine/S-adenosylhomocysteine nucleosidase family protein, with amino-acid sequence MSAEGARNTGLHVTGGTVSVGGNVNAVQHQHHHAAARESLAAADRRAQRPTDIGILTVLAEEMAAVVEMLGRAADHRVEQTYGGRTVHRATLAADGGPVRVVAAQALEPGTHSAASAYQELRRRFAPPLVLLVGIAGGVRADVPVGDVVLADEVIWYDSRRETEDGPRRRGRIQATAPVLRHRINDFLVRHGPVVRPGPDGAFRVHRGPIGSGNAVVTDAGSGIRSWLAEVHEKTLAVETEAAGVAQAFYEEIADDHALRGWMTVRGISDRADRHKGHADHELAARHAALVVERLLPYLRLVEEDR; translated from the coding sequence ATGAGCGCCGAGGGGGCCCGCAACACCGGCCTGCACGTCACCGGCGGGACCGTCTCGGTCGGCGGCAACGTCAACGCCGTCCAGCACCAGCACCACCATGCCGCCGCGCGGGAGTCCCTGGCGGCGGCCGACCGCCGGGCCCAGCGGCCGACCGACATCGGGATCCTCACGGTCCTCGCCGAGGAGATGGCGGCGGTCGTCGAGATGCTGGGCCGGGCGGCCGACCACCGGGTCGAGCAGACGTACGGCGGCCGGACCGTGCACCGGGCCACCCTCGCAGCCGACGGCGGCCCGGTCCGTGTGGTCGCCGCCCAGGCCCTCGAACCCGGCACGCACTCCGCCGCCTCCGCCTACCAGGAGTTGCGCCGACGGTTCGCGCCGCCGCTCGTGCTGCTGGTCGGCATCGCCGGCGGGGTCCGCGCCGACGTCCCGGTCGGCGACGTGGTCCTCGCCGACGAGGTGATCTGGTACGACAGCCGCCGGGAGACCGAGGACGGGCCCCGCCGCCGGGGACGGATCCAGGCGACCGCGCCGGTGCTGCGGCACCGGATCAACGACTTCCTCGTCCGGCACGGCCCGGTCGTGCGCCCCGGGCCCGACGGCGCCTTCCGCGTCCACCGGGGGCCGATCGGCTCGGGCAACGCGGTGGTGACCGATGCCGGCTCGGGCATCCGCTCCTGGCTGGCCGAGGTGCACGAGAAGACCCTGGCCGTGGAGACGGAGGCGGCCGGGGTGGCCCAGGCGTTCTACGAGGAGATCGCCGACGACCACGCGTTGCGGGGCTGGATGACCGTCCGGGGCATCTCGGACCGGGCCGACCGGCACAAGGGGCACGCCGACCACGAGCTCGCGGCGCGGCACGCGGCGCTCGTCGTCGAGCGGCTCCTGCCCTACCTGCGCCTGGTCGAGGAGGACCGGTGA
- a CDS encoding putative bifunctional diguanylate cyclase/phosphodiesterase, with protein MLTVAVALTALVAAAIGLTLPTHLPPDDPLPPLARFGIGVAVVVVAQLARLRFRTASGMVSTTWGEAALVVGLHLVPAGWLPATTLVGAGLAWALLSLAADRQPPLETVRIAASLSAGTALAVAVTTTLGAPLLAAPTPELALALAAGAVTYLLATAWLGGVAVALRHGVPMGPPLLAALRGKLLMFVGNVAVGLAAVALLELDARWLLAFPPVLWLLQQTYRHRLRADQERRTWRAFAEATAALNQLDERGVATAAVTGALTLFGAELVDVDVARGDGRWRRYRGDSGGRVTDREIDPPTGAAAGPHELVRPLTVGSTQVGELRVRFPRSAPPNAREQDAAAAFSDALAAALHDAATHRELRLVTARSSYEAVHDPLTGLLNRAAMLGKGDQALRQRAHDHPVALLLLDIDQFKEVNDTLGHAAGDQLLRLTANRLGALTRSGDLLGRLGGDEFALLLTSVPVVGGRTAPMAYALRQAREIAERLAAPTEVAGVRMSIEASVGVVVADAGTADLTELLRRADIAMYQAKEGGGSVAAYDSSKDAASTDQLALLAELREALAADDQLVLALQPAVDLATGAPTGVEALIRWRHPRRGWLGPADFIRPVENSEQLGTFTRYVLDKALTVAADWARAGLDVPISVNLSARSLLDPRLPVEIGEALRRHQVPPHRLVLEITETVVMSELEVIDEVLATLRSMGVQLAVDDFGTGFSSLAFVTRIAVDELKVDRSFVIRMADSPEAAAIVRATVGLAHELGLRVVAEGVETAEQRLALAELGCTAARGYHFFKPMPADKISAVLGSLVDTSQANVVPLRADGAS; from the coding sequence GTGCTGACCGTCGCCGTGGCGCTCACCGCCCTCGTGGCCGCCGCGATCGGCCTCACCCTCCCCACCCACCTGCCGCCCGACGACCCGCTCCCGCCGCTCGCCCGGTTCGGCATCGGCGTCGCCGTCGTCGTGGTCGCCCAGCTCGCCCGGCTGCGGTTCCGCACCGCCTCGGGCATGGTCAGCACCACCTGGGGCGAGGCCGCCCTCGTCGTCGGGCTCCACCTGGTCCCCGCCGGCTGGCTCCCGGCCACCACGCTCGTCGGCGCCGGGCTCGCCTGGGCGCTGCTCTCCCTGGCCGCCGACCGCCAGCCGCCCCTGGAGACGGTCCGCATCGCCGCCTCGCTGAGCGCCGGCACCGCCCTCGCCGTCGCGGTCACCACCACCCTCGGCGCGCCCCTGCTCGCCGCCCCCACCCCGGAGCTGGCGCTGGCGCTGGCGGCCGGCGCGGTGACGTACCTGCTCGCCACCGCCTGGCTCGGCGGGGTCGCCGTCGCCCTGCGGCACGGCGTGCCGATGGGGCCGCCGCTGCTCGCCGCGCTGCGCGGCAAGCTGCTCATGTTCGTCGGGAACGTGGCCGTCGGCCTGGCCGCCGTCGCCCTGCTCGAACTCGACGCCCGCTGGCTGCTCGCATTCCCGCCGGTGCTCTGGCTGCTCCAGCAGACCTACCGGCACCGGCTCCGGGCCGACCAGGAGCGGCGCACCTGGCGGGCCTTCGCCGAGGCCACCGCCGCGCTCAACCAGCTCGACGAGCGGGGCGTCGCCACGGCGGCGGTCACCGGCGCGCTGACCCTCTTCGGCGCCGAGCTGGTCGACGTGGACGTGGCGCGCGGCGACGGCCGGTGGCGACGCTACCGGGGCGACAGCGGCGGCCGGGTGACCGACCGCGAGATCGACCCGCCCACCGGCGCCGCCGCCGGCCCGCACGAGCTGGTCCGCCCGCTGACCGTCGGCAGCACCCAGGTCGGCGAGCTGCGGGTCCGCTTCCCCCGCTCGGCGCCGCCCAACGCCCGCGAGCAGGACGCCGCCGCCGCGTTCTCCGACGCCCTCGCCGCCGCCCTGCACGACGCCGCCACCCACCGCGAACTGCGCCTGGTCACCGCCCGTTCGTCGTACGAGGCGGTGCACGACCCGCTGACCGGCCTGCTCAACCGGGCCGCCATGCTCGGCAAGGGCGACCAGGCGCTGCGGCAGCGCGCGCACGACCACCCCGTCGCCCTGCTGCTGCTCGACATCGACCAGTTCAAGGAGGTCAACGACACCCTCGGGCACGCCGCCGGCGACCAGCTGCTGCGGCTGACCGCCAACCGGCTCGGCGCGCTGACCCGCTCCGGGGACCTGCTCGGCCGGCTCGGCGGCGACGAGTTCGCCCTGCTGCTGACGTCGGTCCCGGTGGTCGGCGGCCGGACCGCACCCATGGCGTACGCGCTGCGCCAGGCCCGGGAGATCGCCGAGCGGCTCGCCGCCCCGACCGAGGTGGCCGGAGTGCGGATGTCCATCGAGGCGTCCGTGGGGGTGGTGGTGGCCGACGCCGGCACCGCCGACCTGACGGAGCTGCTGCGCCGGGCCGACATCGCGATGTACCAGGCGAAGGAGGGCGGCGGCAGCGTCGCCGCGTACGACAGCTCGAAGGACGCCGCGAGCACCGACCAGCTCGCGCTGCTCGCGGAGCTGCGGGAGGCCCTCGCCGCCGACGACCAGCTCGTGCTGGCGCTCCAGCCGGCGGTGGACCTCGCCACCGGCGCGCCGACCGGCGTGGAGGCGCTGATCCGCTGGCGGCACCCGCGCCGGGGCTGGCTCGGCCCCGCCGACTTCATCCGGCCGGTGGAGAACAGCGAGCAGCTCGGCACGTTCACCCGGTACGTGCTGGACAAGGCGCTCACCGTGGCCGCCGACTGGGCCCGCGCCGGCCTCGACGTGCCGATCTCGGTGAACCTGTCGGCCCGCAGCCTGCTCGACCCCCGGCTGCCCGTCGAGATCGGCGAGGCGCTGCGCCGCCACCAGGTGCCGCCGCACCGGCTGGTGCTGGAGATCACCGAGACGGTGGTGATGAGCGAGCTGGAGGTCATCGACGAGGTGCTGGCCACCCTGCGGTCGATGGGCGTGCAGCTCGCCGTGGACGACTTCGGCACCGGCTTCTCGTCGCTGGCGTTCGTGACCCGCATCGCCGTGGACGAGCTGAAGGTCGACCGGTCGTTCGTGATCCGGATGGCGGACTCACCGGAGGCGGCGGCCATCGTCCGGGCCACCGTCGGGCTCGCTCACGAACTGGGCCTGCGGGTGGTCGCCGAGGGCGTGGAGACCGCCGAGCAGCGGCTCGCCTTGGCCGAGCTGGGCTGCACGGCCGCCCGGGGCTACCACTTCTTCAAGCCGATGCCGGCCGACAAGATCAGCGCCGTGCTCGGGTCCCTGGTGGACACGTCCCAGGCGAACGTCGTGCCGCTGCGCGCCGACGGCGCCTCCTGA
- a CDS encoding thioredoxin domain-containing protein has translation MNRLASATSPYLLQHADNPVDWWPWCDEAFAEAKRRDVPVLVSVGYAACHWCHVMAHESFEDEAVGKLLNDGFVAIKVDREERPDVDAVYMTATQAMTGQGGWPMTVFATPDGTPFFCGTYFPKPNFVRLLESVGTAWRQQREAVLQQGAAVVEAIGGAQAAGGPTAPLTADLLDAAAAQLAREHDRTNGGFGGAPKFPPHLNLLFLLRHHQRTGSAESLEIARHTAEAMARGGIHDQLAGGFARYSVDEHWTVPHFEKMLYDNALLLRVYTHLWRLTGDPLARRVARDTARFLADELHRPGEGFASALDADTEGVEGLTYAWTPAQLVEVLGESDGRWAADLFAVTESGTFEHGTSVLRLARDVDDADPAVRGRWRDVVGRLLAARDTRPQPARDDKVVAAWNGLAVTALAEFVRLVETLGTGADGDEADANLLEGVTIVADGALRETAEHLARVHLVDGRLRRVSRDGVVGAPAGVLEDYGCVAEAFCAMHQLTGEGRWLELAGGLLDTALARFAAPDGGFYDTADDAEQLVTRPADPTDNATPSGRSAIAAALVTYAALSGETRYREAAEAALATVAPIVARHARFTGYAAAAGEALLSGPFEIAVATDDPAGDPLVAAAYRHAPPGAVLVAGRPDQPGVPLLADRPMRDGRPTAYVCRGFVCQRPVTTVDDLLAQL, from the coding sequence GTGAACCGACTCGCGAGCGCCACCAGCCCGTACCTCCTCCAGCACGCCGACAACCCGGTGGACTGGTGGCCGTGGTGCGACGAGGCGTTCGCCGAGGCGAAGCGGCGCGACGTGCCGGTGCTCGTCTCCGTCGGCTACGCGGCCTGCCACTGGTGTCACGTGATGGCGCACGAGTCGTTCGAGGACGAGGCCGTCGGCAAGCTGCTCAACGACGGCTTCGTGGCGATCAAGGTGGACCGCGAGGAGCGGCCCGACGTCGACGCCGTCTACATGACCGCCACCCAGGCGATGACCGGGCAGGGCGGCTGGCCGATGACGGTCTTCGCCACCCCGGACGGCACCCCGTTCTTCTGCGGCACCTACTTCCCGAAGCCCAACTTCGTCCGGCTCCTGGAGTCCGTCGGCACCGCCTGGCGGCAGCAGCGCGAGGCCGTGCTGCAACAGGGGGCCGCCGTGGTCGAGGCGATCGGCGGCGCGCAGGCCGCCGGCGGCCCGACCGCCCCGCTCACCGCCGACCTGCTCGACGCCGCCGCCGCCCAGCTCGCCCGGGAGCACGACCGGACCAACGGCGGCTTCGGCGGGGCCCCGAAGTTCCCGCCGCACCTGAACCTGCTCTTCCTGCTGCGCCACCACCAGCGCACCGGCTCCGCCGAGAGCCTGGAGATCGCCCGGCACACCGCCGAGGCGATGGCCCGGGGCGGCATCCACGACCAGCTGGCCGGCGGCTTCGCCCGCTACTCGGTGGACGAGCACTGGACGGTGCCGCACTTCGAGAAGATGCTCTACGACAACGCGCTGCTGCTGCGCGTCTACACCCACCTGTGGCGGCTCACCGGCGACCCGCTCGCCCGGCGCGTCGCCCGCGACACCGCCCGCTTCCTCGCCGACGAGCTGCACCGGCCCGGCGAGGGCTTCGCCTCCGCGCTGGACGCCGACACCGAGGGCGTCGAGGGGCTCACGTACGCGTGGACCCCGGCCCAGCTCGTCGAGGTGCTGGGGGAGTCCGACGGCCGCTGGGCCGCCGACCTCTTCGCGGTCACCGAGTCCGGCACCTTTGAACACGGCACGAGCGTGTTGCGGCTGGCCCGGGACGTCGACGACGCCGACCCGGCGGTCCGGGGCCGCTGGCGCGACGTCGTCGGGCGGCTCCTCGCGGCCCGCGACACCCGCCCCCAGCCGGCCCGCGACGACAAGGTGGTGGCTGCCTGGAACGGGCTGGCGGTCACCGCGCTCGCCGAGTTCGTCCGCCTCGTCGAGACCCTCGGCACCGGCGCGGACGGCGACGAGGCCGACGCCAACCTGCTGGAGGGCGTCACGATCGTCGCCGACGGCGCGCTGCGGGAGACCGCCGAACACCTGGCCCGGGTGCACCTCGTCGACGGCCGGCTGCGCCGGGTCTCCCGCGACGGCGTGGTCGGCGCGCCGGCCGGGGTGCTGGAGGACTACGGCTGCGTGGCCGAGGCGTTCTGCGCCATGCACCAGCTCACCGGCGAGGGGCGCTGGCTGGAGCTGGCCGGCGGCCTGCTCGACACCGCCCTGGCCCGGTTCGCCGCCCCCGACGGCGGGTTCTACGACACCGCCGACGACGCCGAGCAGCTCGTCACCCGGCCGGCCGACCCGACCGACAACGCCACCCCGTCCGGCCGGTCCGCGATCGCCGCCGCCCTGGTCACGTACGCGGCGCTGAGCGGCGAGACCCGCTACCGGGAGGCCGCCGAGGCCGCCCTCGCCACCGTCGCGCCGATCGTCGCCCGGCACGCCCGGTTCACCGGCTACGCGGCGGCGGCCGGCGAGGCGCTGCTGTCCGGCCCGTTCGAGATCGCCGTGGCGACCGACGACCCGGCCGGCGACCCGCTCGTCGCCGCCGCGTACCGGCACGCCCCGCCGGGCGCGGTGCTGGTCGCGGGCCGCCCCGACCAGCCGGGCGTGCCGCTGCTCGCCGACCGGCCGATGCGCGACGGGCGGCCCACCGCGTACGTCTGCCGGGGGTTCGTCTGCCAACGCCCGGTCACGACCGTCGACGACCTCCTCGCCCAGCTGTAA
- a CDS encoding phosphatidylinositol-specific phospholipase C domain-containing protein translates to MRRPRSLPALTSIAVLAALVAAGPAEAAVDPGARLSATTAVGTHNAYDKGTYDYLAQALDDRPGMIELDVWPDIVANQWRVSHSNPLGNNNNCVAATSAAQLYTGTRNKNLEHCLDDIRLWLTAHPDAGPLHLKLELKTGFSARTGQGPAQLDALLAARLGPAVFRPADLLGGHATLDAAARADNWPARQQLAGRVVVHLIPGTVEESNPTDKLWTDIEYAQHLAALAAAGTLGSAQAFPAVHRAQAGDPRTRYADTALRPWFVVFDGDASAYVTGGIDTAWYDTNHYLLVMTDAQNVPPAVGNTDATAAAARVAQLARAHASIASADWAALPSVVDDVLPRG, encoded by the coding sequence ATGCGCCGACCCCGTTCCCTGCCCGCGCTCACGTCGATCGCGGTGCTCGCGGCGCTCGTCGCCGCAGGCCCCGCCGAGGCCGCCGTCGACCCCGGGGCCCGGCTCTCGGCGACCACCGCCGTCGGCACCCACAACGCGTACGACAAGGGAACGTACGACTACCTGGCGCAGGCCCTCGACGACCGGCCCGGGATGATCGAGCTGGACGTGTGGCCCGACATTGTGGCCAACCAGTGGCGGGTCAGCCACTCCAACCCGCTCGGCAACAACAACAACTGCGTCGCCGCCACCAGCGCCGCCCAGCTCTACACAGGCACCCGCAACAAGAACCTCGAACACTGCCTCGACGACATCCGGCTCTGGCTCACCGCCCACCCCGACGCCGGCCCGCTGCACCTCAAACTGGAGCTGAAGACCGGCTTCAGCGCCCGCACCGGGCAGGGGCCGGCGCAGCTCGACGCGCTGCTCGCCGCCCGGCTCGGCCCGGCCGTGTTCCGCCCCGCCGACCTCCTCGGCGGGCACGCCACCCTCGACGCCGCCGCCCGCGCCGACAACTGGCCCGCCCGGCAGCAGCTCGCCGGCCGGGTCGTCGTGCACCTCATCCCCGGCACCGTCGAGGAGAGCAACCCCACCGACAAGCTGTGGACCGACATCGAGTACGCCCAGCATCTCGCCGCGCTCGCCGCCGCCGGCACCCTCGGCTCGGCGCAGGCGTTCCCGGCGGTGCACCGCGCCCAGGCCGGCGACCCCCGCACCCGCTACGCCGACACCGCCCTGCGCCCCTGGTTCGTCGTCTTCGACGGCGACGCGTCGGCGTACGTCACCGGCGGCATCGACACCGCCTGGTACGACACCAACCACTACCTGCTGGTGATGACCGACGCGCAGAACGTCCCCCCGGCCGTGGGGAACACGGACGCGACCGCTGCGGCGGCCCGGGTGGCGCAACTGGCGCGGGCGCACGCGAGCATCGCCTCGGCCGACTGGGCGGCCCTGCCCAGCGTGGTCGACGACGTCCTCCCCCGCGGCTGA
- a CDS encoding NUDIX hydrolase — translation MSDQRTAFQIAIDLAILTIRDERLAVLLIERGKPPYAGRAALPGGFVRAGEDLDDTALRELSEETGLDGRTLHLEQVRTYATPGRDPRGPVASVAYLAIAPDLPVPVAGTDAARARWEPIDHDRLGHGWLAFDHDTILADALERARAKLEYSPLATAFCGDTFTIGELRAVYEAVWQVRLDPRNFHRKVTGVNGFVLPTGQRRSPPTGRPAALYRRGDATLLYPAMLRPGTGRQ, via the coding sequence GTGTCCGACCAGCGCACCGCCTTCCAGATCGCCATCGACCTGGCGATCCTCACGATCCGTGACGAGCGGCTGGCGGTCCTGCTGATAGAGCGCGGCAAGCCGCCGTACGCGGGGCGGGCCGCGCTGCCCGGCGGGTTCGTCCGGGCCGGCGAGGATTTGGACGACACGGCGCTGCGGGAGCTGTCGGAGGAGACCGGCCTGGACGGCCGGACGCTGCACCTGGAGCAGGTGCGCACGTACGCGACGCCGGGACGGGACCCGCGCGGCCCGGTCGCCTCGGTGGCGTACCTGGCCATCGCACCCGACCTGCCGGTGCCGGTGGCCGGCACCGACGCGGCGCGGGCCCGGTGGGAGCCGATCGACCACGACCGGCTCGGCCACGGCTGGCTCGCCTTCGACCACGACACCATCCTGGCCGACGCCCTGGAGCGGGCCCGGGCCAAACTGGAATACTCCCCGCTGGCCACGGCGTTCTGCGGCGACACCTTCACCATCGGCGAGCTGCGCGCGGTCTACGAGGCCGTCTGGCAGGTCCGCCTCGACCCACGCAACTTCCACCGCAAGGTGACCGGGGTCAACGGGTTCGTGCTGCCCACCGGCCAGCGGCGCAGCCCGCCCACCGGCCGCCCGGCCGCGCTGTACCGGCGCGGCGACGCCACCCTGCTCTATCCGGCCATGCTCCGCCCGGGAACCGGTCGACAGTAG